In the Silene latifolia isolate original U9 population chromosome 1, ASM4854445v1, whole genome shotgun sequence genome, CATTGTTAGTGAACACGTTTCTTGGCCGAAGATGATCAAGGATGTGCAAAGCATTGTAGATAAGTTCGTGGTTTGTCAAAAGGCGAAGAGTTCATTCACTAAGGGGTTATACACGCCCTTACTAGTACCTATGCAGCCATGGAACGAGGTAAGTATGGACTTCAAACTTGGTTTATCTAGAACTCAACGTGGAAAGGATTCGATTATGGTTGTTGTAGATGGATTTTCGAAGATAGCTCATTTTATTCCATGTCATAAAACTGACGATGCTACGAAAGTTGCTGAACTCTATTATAGGGAGATTATGCGATAACATGAAATTCCTCTTACCATTGTGTCGGATTGATATGTTAAGTTGCTGAGCTACTTTTAGAAGACATTGTGGAGGTTGCTTGGTACGAATTTGTTGTTTGGTATGTCCCATCATCCGTAAACCAGTGGACAAACCGAGGTGACTAATCAAACATTTTGGAGCTTATTGAGAGGTCTACTGAGCAAGAGCACGAAAGATTGGGATGTTAAATTAGTTCATGCCGAGTTTGCTTACACTCGAACTCCTTCGATTACAACGGGTCGAGCTCGATTTGAGATTGTGTACGGGGTGAAATAGTATCTGCCTATTGACTTAGTCCTGATACCAAATGCAGTGTAATATGCCAGGACTCAAACAAATTTATAAATCCTGATAACAGACAAAGGACAATTTCAGGGAAATGCAATAAACTTTAGGATTTTTGTAAAACTAGCAAATGACCTTGataaatcatgaaacttggttaCAATTTAGTTAAGATAGTAAACTAAAACTGTACTTCATTTGGAGTTTTGTCTTGTTTGGCCAGAAATGGCAATTCTACTTTAGCAAATTTACCCTTCCTGCAACTTGCTTTTCAGTTTGATTTTCTGTGGAATGCATTGAGAATTAAGCCTGGATCCCTAGGATTAATTTAAACTTAGTTCAATAAAGATTTAGCTTGccaaggtggcagctggtggttggccTGGAATGTGCACTTGTGACCTGATGAACTTAGACTGATAGTTGAGATGGCCTTAGCATTGTTATTGGCCTGAATGTGGCTTCGTGGGGGCTAATGTGGCCTGGATTATGCCTGGTAATCCTAGCCCATATCCTGGCAAAGTAAGGCCATGGCTAGGTTGAACCTGGCCTTCCTTAAAAAGATCATTAGCCTGGTTAACAGCTCCTACTGCAACCCCTCTGGTTGAACatggcttgtcctcaagcctggatcctcttcttcctcagAATCTTTATAGAATGGACTGAGATCCCTTACATTGAACGTTCTATGAACCCATAGTCCCCTAGCAAGTCAATCTTGTAAGCATTTGGGCCAATTCTTTTCAAGACCTCAAATGGTCCATCTGCCCTAGGCATAAGCTTGTTCTTTCTCTTTGCTGGGAATCTTTCTTTCTTTAGGTGCAGCCATACCAGATCTCCTGCCTCAAATTCTTTTTTCTTCCTAGGCTTTTTAGATTGCTTCTTGTACAACTCATTGGACCTTTCAACTTGTTTTTTCACTGATTCATGTAACTTCAGTAGTTATTCAGCTGTTCTTTTGGCATCTGGATTGAGCTCTTTCCTTGGAACAGAAGAAAAGTCCAAGGGCATAAGTGGATTAACCCCAAACATACCTCAAAGGGACTGTGACCAGTAGCAGTAGAGGGTGCTCTGTTGAATGCAAATTCGGCTGCAGCTAGCTTCAAATCCCAATCCTTTAAGGTCTTGCTGACTAGACACCTTAGTATCCTCCCCAAagttttgttggtgacctcagtttggccatcatTTTGTGGGTGGTGGGAGGTACTAAACAAAAGCTTTGTCTTCAGGAGCTTCCATAGGGTTTTCCAGAAGTAACTCAGGAACTTGGTATCCGTCCGAGATAATTGTCTTAGGAACCCCATGGAGTCCCACAATTTCCCTGAGATATAACTCAGCGACACTGGCAGCATCCTCAGTTTTCTTGCAGGCTATAAAGTGAGCCATCTTACTGAACCTATCCACAACTACCATGATTGAATCCTACCCTCTTTGTGTCCTAGGTAGGGCAACAATAAAATCAAGGCTCACATCTTCCCAAGGTTTATCAGGGACAAGCAGTGGAGTGTATGGTCCAGCATGGAAGGAGCTCTTGGCTTTCTGGCATGTTGAACACCTTCTAAGGAATGTTTGGACATCACCTATCATTCTTGGTCAGTAAAATTGATCCTGTAAAATCTCTAGGGTCTTCTGGACCCCAAAATGTCCCCCTAAtcctcctgaatggacttccaTGGCCATCAAATCCCTGTAAGATCCCCTTGGCACACATAGTTTGTTCCTATGAAATACAAAATCCTCTTGCAGCAAATATTTTCTTCATTGAACAAGTCCTTCTGTGTGAGTGATCCATTCCTCAGAGAAATCAGGATCCTCCCTGTTTTATCTGGATTATGCGCATGGCTGAATCAGATCAGGGTAGAGAGttagtagggttaactagctcgtttATCTTGTGTGTGGCTGCAGGGTAGGCTTGATAAAAtgtaaagaaaagaaaaaacaagAGAATAAACAAGACAATaatttttgtacgtggaaaacccttgaatgggcaAAAAcaacgggcaccaagccaggagaggtttTACTATTATATTAGGAGAATAAATGTATTCCTTAGCTAAATAACGTATTTTGTTCTAAATGTTGTAATAGTAAAGTTTGTAATCTTGTCTCATATGGTAGAATGTATTGGGATCTGTCTTTAAATGGTCTTCAATCTTCTTTATATAGTAATCTTCACATATCCGCATAATCTTCCTCTTTAATGGCATAATATTCTCCTTTGTTGACGCCATTAATTACTCTCTTTAATGTGCTTAATTACCCGGATGAATGCTCCATAATAATGACCAAATATTCTCCTTGATTGCTGATTTAATTACCAAAATTATATGATAATTATTCCATATAATGCTTGATGACTTGGTCAAATAATATCTTTATATTTGACCGTTATCCTCTCATGCCTAGTGCCAAGCCTGAATTATCTTGAGGCTTCTATCTTGAAAGTCAGGCCAGGGTATTATAGTACCCTAAACATATTGTGGGAATATCAGTCTTAACAATTGCCCCTTTATCTTCTCATTGTCGCTGAGACAGGTCAGTAATGAGAAGATAAACATCATTAAGTAACTTGCTTCAGACGGTTGAGTGTAATCAATGCAGAAAAATGACTAGTTGCTTTTTAATGCGATAAGTGTTTATTTACTCCAACCGCCTAAATAACTGCATGCAACTTGCATTAACCCTAGGCATTCACCGCACTATAAATACCTTTTTACTCTTGTTTCATTTTTCACCAAAAACTCGATTATCTCCTTTGAAATCTCATTAATTTCTTCTtcaatcttcatcttcaaccttcgttCATCTTTCTACAAATTATCAGAGAATAAAATAATGGCTGTAAAAAGAAAATCAACCTGGGGAGCACTTACTTCTTGTACTTCTGATGTTCCAAACCCTGAACAAACCTCTGAAAATAGACTCGAGTATTCTAAAATCCCATCTGGTACTCCTGTTATAAAGATGGTGTCTATCTTCCATAACGATTTTGAGTTCAAGCTAATAAAAGCACTTAGTGAGCACCTTAGCCTTCCCAACCATCTCAAACCTGAGTTTGAGAgtattttgaaggataagggagtTATCCCTGCGAATGCCGAGGTCTAGATTCCTGAAGATTCACTAATCAGGGCAGACGGGGCTTGTCCGGGCTAGTTTTGTATTCACGATTGGGCATTTAGGGCCGGTTGCAAATTGCCTTTTTCCTCCTTGATGAAGGAGGTAATTAAGGAAATTGGTGTTCCGCCATATCAGATCATGCCTTCATTTTAGAAGGTGGTTCATTCAATCGAGTTTCTGTGTGGGAAGCACAACCTGTCCTTTATCTTAGGTGACCTGAAAAGTTGCTATTTTTTGAAGACCCATGGCCCTGATAGGGTTAACTCCAAGGCTAGGCCATCGACCACTCCTCTTTTCAGTAATTTGGACAGCGGTGCTGATAAGAATTGGGCTGCTGGCTATatgtttatcaggaccaattctATTGGGCCTGACCTGGCATATCTCAATTATGGTGCTTGCGTTCCTGGTAAGTTCCCTGTTATTTTGTTTTTCCTGCACATATTTTGTTAGTAAAAAAGGAAAGTAGGAAATATTTAACAATTGTACCTTGCTTTACAGTGGATGATTGGGTGTGCAATGTTGGTTATCCTTCTGAGAGGGTAAATACTTTTTTGGCTCTTCCTTCTATTGAAAGGTCATGGCCATATTGTAGTGGGGCTGCTTATTTTCCACGTTGCTTAAAAGCTGAAAATATCCCAGGGCTCTAAAGCCTGCCAAGCCTGCTGAGGTTTCTATTTCTGGTGGTAAGGTTTCTTCTCTTTTGGTGTTTTTCTCAAGGAAATCTGTTTATAGCGATTTCATCCTTATTGCTGATATAGTGTCTCATGTTGCAGCTAACAGGTTATCTTCTAGGCATGGCAGATTTGGCATAGCTAATCTAAACGCCAGGCTTGCTCAGATCAAGGAAGGGGGTTCCCAGCGCAGTGGTGGTCCCGGTAATGAAGCTGATAAGCCAATTGACCTGACTGATGTGCCTGGTATCCCAGTTACTCCTGTTGCACCTTCTGTAACTATTAAGACATTATCGGCAGCTCAAAAGAGAAAGGAGGATGCGGCTGGTATTGCTCCTCCTAACAGGGAGGTCAAGGCTAGGGTGGATAATATGGATGTTGCTAGGGAGAAGATCCAGTAGTTTGCTACCTCCATCTCTCCTTCAACCCTGTCAATGGCTCCTGTTGAATCTTTTACTAAGGTAGTTGCCGTGGTGGATCATGCTGTCAATCTTGTGACATACGCTCTTGCATCTCTAGGAGAGGTAGCTTGATTCTTCTTTTAGCCTGGTTTTTCTCTTGGCACCTTCTTGATTTGTGTTGTTGATAGTTTGGTTTTATCTTCATATCTAGACTGCGATGACGTGCCTTCTCAATGCTTACCAATCTACTTTACTGGCGGCCAGGGTCAATTCACTTGGCTCTGAATTTGATAAGCTGAAGTCTGAGTTTTCCTTTGCTCAGGCTGACTTAGCTGCTGTCAGAGCTGATTTGAAGAGGGTGCAGATTGAGCGTGATGCTGCCAAGTTGGAGGCTGGATCTGCCAAACAGCTGTTGCAAGAGGCTTTATAGAGGAATTAGGAGCTCCAAATGGAGAAGTATAATTTGGAAGGTAAGCTTGATGATGCTTCTTTTTACTTCTTTGTCAGGGGGAAAGTTGCTGCAATGACTGAGCCTGTAGAGGCTAGAGCCAAATGggaccctgaagctgagatggctctAGCTGCTAAGAGGTATCCTGAGCTGCACAACCTTGGTAAAGAGGATGAAGTGGATTCTCCAGTGGAGCAGGATGTTGAGGTTGCCAAGAAGGCCGAGGgtgatgttgttgatgttgcttctCAGGAGAAGCAGTAGTTTTTAAGAAATTTTAATATCTTtggtttggcccatccaggggggatgtccttAGATAAACAATCTGGTATTTTGGTTCCTTTTGTCAGGGAAGGTATCCCTGATGAGTTAAACTTTTTGTTGCCTTTTCCCCAGGGGGTGAAGGCTTGGTAATGATAGCAAGTTTGCCTTTCTGGCTTGCTTTTTATTTTTGGATTGCCTGATTTGTTACTTCTTAACCTGGCAAGTTTTACTTCAACCTGTTAAAAATACTTTTCAGCCTGTTATCCTGTCATATGTTTTATTAAATCTTTAATCATATATAGTTTTTCTGTTATGATTAAAGTGGGTGGGATCcggcctgactggagggcttatgtcTCCTGCCTGGctagagggcttggtattcggcctgttgGGAGGACATTTGGACGGTCGTCAGGGTCTCACACCTTACACGTCACAGTGATGCGTCTAGCCGTTGTAGAGGTGTGCTATAAATACTTGTGTTGGGCAATTATTGCATGCCTGTATTTACCGTATCTGGTGTGGGTTACCAACCTTCGTTTGGGCACGACAGGGTGCAGAAAATTTTGAAAGGTACTTCAAAAAAATACAGCTATAACAGGGTAGCCCTCAATACTGAAAATTTTGTTCATGCAACAACAATTCATTTATAATTTTCAGGATTCAAGTATTATATTAAAGTATGTATAAGCAAGGTTGAACATATAAGTTTTTCATACAGGGTACACATAGAATTTGCATATTGATCATATAAGGCAGACAATTTCATCAGGCAAAGTGAGCAAAAAATAGATGTATCAAATAATTATAAGTCTAAATTCGAATTTTACCTTGTCAGGACAGGGTATAGCTATTTCATTCTATGAATCATATAAGAAATGGTTTCAAATGAGTTTTATTCCAGAACCTTGggataatttctccttctaaggtTTGTAGCCTGTATGCTCCCTGTCCGACGATTGAGTCTATTAAATATGGACCTTCCCATGCAGGGGCTaacttgcctgctgatttttcttttttgtttgggaGTACTTTTCGTAAGACAAGGTCCCCTTCCCTGAGAACTCTGATTTTGATATTCTtattataacttttagctactgTTTGTTGATATGAGGCCATCCTAATTTTAGCAGAGCCACTAAGTTCTTTGGTCAGGACTAAGTTGTCTTGCATCAGGTTGGCGTTTGCCTCGATGTTGTTTAGGCTGTATCTTGAGGTTGGCACATGTACTTCTGTAGGGATGACTGCTTCACAACCATACACCAGggaataaggtgtttggcctgttgatatctttggagttgtcctgtctacCCAGAGTACTAGTGGAAGTTTTTTttagcccatctgcctcgtccaCTCTTCAGTTTCTTTTTTAGGCAGTTGATGACTATCTTgttgcttgattcagcctggccGTTTGCTTTTGGATAGCCAGAGGTTGAAgtcaccaggttgatattccattcatcACAGAAAGCTTTGGTTCTTTTTCCAATGAATTGAGTGTCATTGTGGCAGACTATCTCTGAAGGGACTCCATACCTACATATGatatttgtcctgatgaaggatatcaCTTCCTTTTCAGTAACCTGCCTGAAAGAATCTGCTTCAATCCATTTgaagaagtagtcagtcatggcTAACGTGAACACTTTTTGGCCTGGTGCTACCGcgagttttcctactatatccatgcccaacttcataaatggccagggtgcggaaattgaataTAGTAGTTATGATGGCTGATGAATAATTAGGGCGTGTATTTGGCAGGCTTCACACTTTGCACAATAGTATAGACAGTTAGCCCTCAGGGTTGGCCAGTAATAGCTAGTCCTGAGTACCTTACTTGGCAGGCTTCTTCCTCCTTTATGAATGCCGCAATATCCTTCATGAATTTCTTGAAGTACTTGCTTGGCTTCATGTAGTTCAAGACACCTTAGATAAGGTCCAGCCCGAGATCTTTTaaacagagtgttattgatgatGGAATAAGAAGAGGCCCTAATTTTAAAAGCTCTAGATTCGTGCCTGCCTTGATGAAGTATGCCTCGTAGGAACCAGTCGTAGTAGGGTTTAGTCCAGGAGTTATTGTCAGTGTTGACAGGACTAACTTGTTTAGTTTTGCTGATGGCAGGTTCAAGTATATGAACAATAGGTATCTTATCAAAAATAGTAGGGGTGAAAATTGAACCAAGGCTGTCCGGAGCATCAGCCTGGGCATTCAGGTcacttcgtatttgctcaatgtcAAATGAAATGAATTTATCGCAAAGTTTTTTAGCATATTCTAAATATAAGATCATGTTTTCATCTTTTGCTGTATAAATTCCTTTTATTTGATTTTCACTtagaagtgaatcagtttttacctttatggtttgaacaccgaggtctagacataccttgagtcctgctatgagggcttcatattcagccttatTGTTAGTAGCTTTGAATTCAAAACTCACAGTCTGGGCTATAGTGTCCCCTTGTGGCGATtttagcactaatcctaaccATGTTCCCCCTTACATTGGATGCCCCATTTGTGAACACGGTCCACTGCTGGTCTGAGATTTTGTTTTCTAACTGATTGACTTCCTTGGTCAGGTCtgattctaggttagggctgaaatcaaccacaaagtctgctaaggcctgtgatttgattgctgtcaTGGGTTAAAAGGTAATATATAGGGtgagactcaaaataaggacgcaACTTGGCACATGACAaaatcaaagctaaaacatacttttcaagtaaaccatacctcatttctacatCTAGCAAGCTTTTACTTATATAATAGACAAGGTGTTTCTGGCCTTCCAGATCCTTTACCAAGAATGCACTTACCGCGGTTTCAGTAACGGAGAGGTATACTGACAGAGGTTCCCCCTTTTCTGGCTTGGCCAGTAAAGGTGGAGATGAGAGATATAATTTTAAATCTTAGAAGGCTTCTTCGTGTTCAGAGTCCATTGGAACTGCTTATTTTTTCTGAGTAGGTTATAAAATGTTTTACATCTTTCAGACGATCTGGATATGAACCTGTTTAGGGCAGCTACCCTTCCTGTCAAAATTTGAATatctttgacagacttgggtgactatAATTCCAGTATGGccttgatctgttcagggctggcttctatacCTCTCTTGGTCACCATATAGCCTAGGAACTTCCCTGCAGAAACACTGAAGTGGCATTTTGCAGTGTtaagcttcatgttgtatttttctagGATCTGAAATGCTTGTTCCaagtgcttcacatgatcttatgcatttttggaattcACTACCATGtcgtcaatgtagacttccatgatGTCCCCTATCTTttccttgaacatcatgttgaccatgcgctgatatgttgcccctgcattctctAGACCGAATGGTATTGTAGTGTAATAGTAAATGCCTCGGTCAGTAATAATTGCACTActttcctggtcagcagggtaaATTTTTATCTAATTGAATCCACTAGAAGCATCCATGAACATGGGCATTTCGTGTCCTGCTGTTGCATCTACCATAGCATCAATGTGTGAAAGAGGGAATGGATCTTTTGGACAGACTTTATTTAAGTCAGTGTAAtccacacagactctccatttgccattcttTTTCTGTACGACCACCACATTTGCTAggcattcagggtacattacttctttGACCATGCCCATGTGAAAGAGTTTGTTCACTTCTTCATTGATAATGGCGTTTCTTTCTAGTGCAAACTTACGTCTTTTCTGTTTTACAAGCTTAAAAGATGTGTCAATATTAATTCTATGAGTGATaatatcagcactaattccagtcatatcaaagtgagaccaagcaaaataggaagatttattttaaggaaacttaCTAACCTGGGCCTGACTGAGTCAATGGGTTCAGAGCCAActagaacatacctgtcaggatactcagggttgaggattacctgatctgtttccatcttAGGCGGCGCCACATATGTGCTCCTGACACGGTACGgtaattgctatgcgagggacttacaTGCCTTGGAAGGCTTTAGGGCCTCAGTATAGCACTCCTGAGCTGACTTATGCTCACCTATGATAGTTGCTACTCCCAaatctgttggtatcttgatgtaTTGATGATAAGTTGAGGGGACAGCCTTGACGTTGTGAATCTAAGGTCTGCCCAGGATGACGTTGTAAGAGGATAGacagtccaggactccaaatctttcataggaTGCAACACCTTCAGCGTAGGTAGGGAGATAGATTTCTCTCAATGTGTTCTTCGTCTCGCCACTGAACCCTACCAAGACACGGGACTTTTTGGTAATTTAATCCTCTTTGATCTTCCTGGCTTTGAGCACATCTAGCATGATAAGGTTCACcgagctgcctccgtctaccaAGATCCTTCTCACATTGGCGGTGCCAATTTGTATAGATATTACCAGGCCATCGTGGTGAATGTCAGGAATACCTACCAAATCACAGTCACTGAATGTGATGGGTGGTATGTTGTCAGGCTTGCAGGGTGACTTAATTTGAGGCGTCCTAGCTATtttctttgctgctgaactggtcaggctgCAGATCTCTAATCCACCATTTATAATTTTACTTCGTAGAGTGGAGGTGGTGGAGGGAGTTTGCGTTCCTGCTTCAGCTCTTTGTTGTTTTTACTGGGGTCTTTAGTTCCGCCCCTGGCTTTTATCAGGTCTTTGAGGTATCCAGCTTTCAACAGGTAGGCTACTTCCTTTCTGAGGGTAAAGCAATCTTTTGTCGTGTGCCtcatatccatgtgaaattcacaccatttGGTATGATCCTTCCTTGGATTTGGGTTATCcaacttcctgggccatctgactactgGCCCCATGTTGTCCAGTCGCTGGATCaagcctgcaatatcaacacaGAAATGTTCAGAGATAGGTGGATGAATTTTAGCCTTACCTTGCTGTTCTTGCGCTAGGTTGATTTCTGATTGATCAGGCCTGGTGTATGGACCACTCCTGTAGTTATTGCTCCTGCCGGCGCTTTTCCTGTTCGGCTTTTCACAGTCTTTTGAATTACAGGATCCTCCAAACTTGTAACTCTTGTCTTCCTCTAGCCTGATATAGACAAGCATCTTTGCCAGAACATCTTCGAAGGAGTGACATGGATACTTGGTTAATTCACCATAAAGGTCACTGTTGGGTAACAGTCCCTGCCTGAATGCTTCCACTGTTGTGCCGATGTCACACCTGGGGATTGATAATCTCTCTTTATTGAACCTAGCAAGGAAGCTTCTCAGGCTCTCATCCTTCATCTGGGTAATCTTGTACAAGTCGCTGGAACGTTTTTCCAATTCTCTGCTACTGGCGAACTACTGGTTGAACGTATTGATCAAGTCAACAAAGGATTTTAtacttccatttggcaggttaaTGTACCACTGCAGTGCAGGACTGGTTAGAGTGGttccaaatcctttacacatgcaaaCCTGCCTAAATTCACTGGGAATAGATACATGCAACATTTTTTGTTTGTAAAAGGCTACGTGGTTTTGTGGGTCTGAGATTCCATCATAGGTTCTTATAGATGGAATCACAAACTTCTTGGGAGATCTACTGTCGTTAtctcgtctatga is a window encoding:
- the LOC141654925 gene encoding uncharacterized protein LOC141654925, which codes for MDIVGKLAVAPGQKVFTLAMTDYFFKWIEADSFRQVTEKEVISFIRTNIICRYGVPSEIVCHNDTQFIGKRTKAFCDEWNINLVTSTSGYPKANGQAESSNKIVINCLKKKLKSGRGRWAKKNFH